Proteins from a genomic interval of Candidatus Woesearchaeota archaeon:
- the corA gene encoding magnesium/cobalt transporter CorA, translated as MNTVCILKKGALEFSTIENIDKGFLQGARIWIDISQATHHELEKLRDIFHLHPLTIEDMSKNWTRPKIEPFKNYDFIVLYSLYREDKIKFVEMDFLVGRNFVISNHWRKIPSFEHLQNDTLRLETLMGKGMDFLLHHLIDVEVDNYTTIISSYDNEIEQIESRTMYRPSPYSLKRLFQIKRQLLRVKKVAGPEREILSQLTKGSYDYISDDSIAYFRDIYDHVVRVYDQIDNYREVISSILEVHLSVTSNKLNETMKVLTVIATIMMPITAIGAIYGMNFRNMPELEWKYGYFLILAVMLAVTVAMIWYMKKKGWY; from the coding sequence ATGAATACGGTTTGCATATTAAAAAAAGGGGCACTAGAGTTTTCCACAATTGAGAATATAGATAAGGGTTTCTTGCAGGGCGCACGAATCTGGATAGACATCTCGCAGGCAACACACCACGAGCTTGAGAAGCTCAGGGATATTTTCCATTTGCATCCCCTGACAATTGAAGACATGTCCAAAAACTGGACCAGGCCAAAAATCGAGCCATTCAAGAATTATGATTTCATAGTCCTGTACAGCCTGTACCGCGAGGACAAGATAAAATTTGTCGAAATGGATTTTCTGGTGGGCAGGAATTTTGTGATAAGCAACCATTGGAGAAAGATACCCAGCTTTGAGCATCTGCAGAATGACACACTCAGGCTGGAAACTTTGATGGGCAAGGGCATGGATTTCCTGCTCCATCACCTCATTGATGTGGAAGTTGACAATTATACGACAATAATCTCATCATATGACAATGAGATTGAGCAGATAGAAAGCAGGACAATGTACAGGCCATCACCATACAGCCTCAAACGCCTTTTCCAAATCAAAAGGCAGCTGCTTCGGGTGAAAAAGGTTGCCGGGCCTGAGCGGGAGATATTGTCCCAGCTTACAAAAGGAAGCTACGACTACATCAGCGACGACTCAATTGCATATTTCAGGGACATTTACGACCATGTTGTCCGAGTTTATGACCAGATTGACAATTACCGCGAAGTAATCTCCAGCATTCTTGAGGTGCATCTTTCAGTTACTTCGAATAAGCTGAACGAAACCATGAAAGTGCTGACCGTGATTGCAACCATTATGATGCCCATCACAGCAATTGGGGCAATTTATGGCATGAATTTCAGGAATATGCCAGAGCTTGAGTGGAAATATGGGTATTTCCTTATACTCGCCGTTATGCTGGCCGTGACAGTGGCCATGATATGGTACATGAAGAAAAAAGGATGGTATTAG
- a CDS encoding thioredoxin family protein yields the protein MVLTESDYNKLKHGDSAPEFGLMGTDNEMHSLHDYHGKKGLLVIFMCNHCPYVKAKIDTINSLAKDFAKKGIAVVGISANDVSRYPDDSFESMQAWAEEKGFAFDYLYDETQDVAKSYGAVCTPDPFLFDKDFKLVYHGRIDDGVGPDAPVTTHELRNAIEKVAKGEKLPGKERPSMGCSIKWKNV from the coding sequence ATGGTTCTGACTGAATCCGACTACAACAAGCTTAAGCATGGAGATTCCGCACCTGAATTTGGGCTGATGGGAACTGACAATGAAATGCATTCCCTGCATGATTACCATGGAAAAAAAGGGCTCTTGGTTATTTTCATGTGCAATCATTGCCCGTATGTTAAGGCAAAAATCGACACAATCAACAGCCTGGCCAAGGATTTCGCCAAAAAGGGCATTGCAGTGGTTGGCATAAGCGCAAATGATGTGTCAAGATATCCTGATGACAGTTTTGAGAGCATGCAGGCCTGGGCTGAAGAAAAGGGTTTTGCTTTTGACTATCTTTATGATGAGACGCAGGATGTGGCCAAGTCCTATGGCGCTGTTTGCACTCCGGACCCTTTCCTGTTCGATAAGGACTTCAAGCTGGTCTATCATGGAAGGATAGATGACGGTGTTGGCCCAGATGCCCCGGTGACAACGCATGAGCTGAGAAACGCAATTGAAAAAGTTGCCAAAGGGGAAAAATTGCCTGGCAAGGAAAGGCCTTCAATGGGATGCTCAATCAAGTGGAAGAATGTGTAA
- the metK gene encoding methionine adenosyltransferase, which produces MQNGKYTLTSESVTEGHPDKICDQISDAVLDELIKQDPYSRVAVEALTTTGLVVVAGEVTTKGYADVQSIVRSTLKDIGYTDPEFGIDCYDAGVLVSLHGQSPDIAQGVNEDKNHEQGAGDQGMMYGFAIDETPELMPLPIVLAHKLTKKLSEVRRKGLIKDLGPDGKSQVSVEYDGNVPKRVTAIVIAQQHKEHISEVELKKQILEQVVKPVCGKYMDANTKVHINATGKFVIGGPEGDTGLTGRKIIVDTYGGVGRHGGGAFSGKDPSKVDRSGAYVARYIAKNIVASGIASQCEVQLSYAIGIAQPTSVLVKCNGTNKIPEEKISELVFKHFKLTPRGIIDSLKLRRPIYRKTAAFGHFGRNDPDFTWERTDKADLLRKDAGLK; this is translated from the coding sequence ATGCAAAACGGCAAGTATACATTAACAAGTGAAAGTGTGACTGAAGGGCATCCTGACAAGATATGCGACCAAATCTCGGATGCGGTTTTGGACGAGCTCATTAAGCAAGACCCATATTCCCGCGTTGCAGTGGAGGCGCTTACTACCACTGGATTGGTTGTAGTTGCAGGCGAAGTCACAACCAAGGGATATGCAGATGTCCAGTCAATTGTAAGGTCCACACTGAAGGATATTGGATACACTGACCCTGAATTCGGAATAGACTGCTATGATGCCGGAGTCCTTGTTTCCCTGCACGGCCAATCACCTGATATTGCACAGGGAGTCAATGAAGACAAGAACCACGAGCAGGGCGCCGGCGACCAGGGCATGATGTACGGGTTTGCAATTGACGAAACTCCGGAACTGATGCCGTTGCCAATAGTCCTTGCGCACAAGCTAACCAAAAAGCTGTCAGAGGTCAGGAGAAAGGGGCTGATAAAGGACCTGGGCCCGGACGGAAAAAGCCAGGTGAGTGTTGAATACGACGGCAATGTTCCCAAGAGAGTTACAGCAATTGTTATCGCACAGCAACATAAGGAGCATATATCCGAAGTGGAACTAAAAAAGCAGATCCTTGAACAGGTTGTCAAGCCGGTTTGCGGGAAATACATGGATGCGAACACAAAGGTACACATCAATGCAACTGGCAAGTTCGTGATTGGCGGTCCTGAAGGGGACACTGGCTTGACAGGCAGAAAAATTATTGTGGACACTTACGGAGGCGTGGGCAGGCATGGCGGAGGCGCGTTTTCCGGCAAAGACCCGTCCAAAGTTGACAGGAGCGGGGCATATGTTGCAAGATACATAGCCAAAAATATTGTTGCATCCGGAATTGCGTCACAATGCGAAGTGCAGCTTTCATACGCAATTGGAATTGCGCAGCCAACAAGCGTTTTGGTAAAGTGCAATGGCACAAACAAGATTCCAGAGGAAAAAATTTCAGAGCTTGTTTTCAAGCATTTTAAGCTGACTCCCCGGGGAATAATTGACAGCCTGAAGCTGAGGAGGCCAATTTACAGGAAGACAGCCGCATTTGGACATTTTGGCAGAAATGACCCTGATTTCACATGGGAGAGAACAGACAAGGCTGATTTGCTGAGAAAGGACGCTGGCCTAAAGTGA
- a CDS encoding ZPR1 zinc finger domain-containing protein: MKEKQTTHIRAEISDKNTLLSGQECPMCKEKTLTLRESESEVPYFGKVFLFSMTCDNCKYHKADIESAETREPAKFEIEINSEEDMKIRVVRSSAATLKIPHVTTVTPGPASQGYVTNIEGVLKRVRHEIESLREMEEDDDSKRKAKNLIKKLNNVMWGRDKLKLIIEDPTGNSAIISDKAVKSKLGKARQPLPA; encoded by the coding sequence ATGAAAGAAAAACAGACAACCCATATAAGGGCTGAAATCAGTGACAAGAATACCCTATTGAGCGGCCAGGAATGCCCTATGTGCAAGGAAAAAACCCTGACGCTGAGAGAAAGCGAGAGTGAAGTGCCATATTTTGGCAAGGTGTTCTTGTTTTCAATGACCTGTGACAATTGCAAATACCATAAGGCTGATATCGAATCAGCAGAGACTCGCGAGCCTGCCAAGTTTGAAATCGAGATAAACTCAGAGGAGGATATGAAAATCAGGGTGGTGCGCAGCAGTGCCGCGACCTTGAAAATCCCCCATGTGACTACAGTCACGCCAGGCCCGGCCTCGCAGGGATATGTTACAAATATCGAGGGTGTTCTCAAGAGAGTCAGGCATGAGATAGAAAGCCTGAGGGAAATGGAAGAGGATGACGACTCAAAGAGAAAGGCCAAGAACCTCATAAAAAAGCTGAACAACGTGATGTGGGGCAGGGACAAGCTCAAGCTTATCATTGAAGACCCGACAGGCAATTCTGCGATTATAAGTGACAAGGCGGTTAAAAGCAAATTGGGCAAGGCCAGGCAACCCCTCCCGGCCTGA
- a CDS encoding cell division protein SepF, which translates to MKKLFSWVRDTFRVETAAEEHGKSGQEDYVELDTLQGEDSKSRVIVRPFVLEDFADIKEILDMLREGYTIALVNIKPLKDKDLVELKRAINKLKKTCDAIRGDIAGFGDDYIIVTPSFARIYRTKQTEAGAIDEG; encoded by the coding sequence ATGAAGAAATTATTTTCGTGGGTAAGGGACACTTTCCGAGTGGAAACAGCTGCAGAAGAACATGGCAAATCTGGCCAGGAGGATTATGTGGAGCTGGATACACTGCAGGGAGAGGACTCGAAGTCAAGAGTCATTGTGCGCCCATTTGTTCTGGAGGATTTTGCAGACATAAAGGAGATTCTTGATATGCTTAGGGAAGGATATACAATTGCCTTGGTGAACATTAAGCCGCTGAAAGACAAGGACCTGGTCGAGCTCAAAAGGGCAATCAACAAGCTCAAGAAGACATGTGATGCAATCAGGGGCGACATCGCCGGATTCGGTGATGATTATATCATCGTGACCCCTTCGTTTGCCAGGATCTACAGGACAAAGCAGACAGAAGCCGGTGCCATTGACGAAGGATAA
- a CDS encoding DNA double-strand break repair nuclease NurA, with translation MDKAIAEAIVRDLPHMENRDEFYARLSKKGNELCRITNNSFSQIGNSTMLQNVLCVDGGNAEILATPSNSVQFIRCCAAYFSHGKRMWTRKTEFYMVASVEESEVNEQVKCTVYSSDGNFAPKSSGLLFDVAKLMASGSNVTNVAKAIDIARRCSEIQFAASLVPELAENTLIVLDGTLEHKHELEQDSFQGLYKAVGGRGMAVCALAKTTSMLSDDGHAIIERLSKLHNNGKWLVRIALRSEKPDPVLVCFARLNEHSRHIFRIEIKLLPGSQDSMVNEIAACLSMDSKDIAFPGYPYGLITADRFARVSSNEAAYLKTVFMARSGKGWDEISRAQYSLNAHDVLDSM, from the coding sequence ATGGACAAAGCGATTGCCGAAGCAATAGTAAGGGATTTGCCCCATATGGAAAACAGGGACGAATTTTATGCAAGGCTCTCCAAGAAAGGGAATGAGCTTTGCCGGATAACGAACAATTCATTCTCCCAAATAGGCAATTCGACAATGCTCCAAAATGTTCTATGTGTTGATGGCGGGAATGCTGAGATACTGGCCACGCCAAGCAATTCAGTCCAGTTTATCAGGTGCTGTGCAGCATATTTTTCGCACGGGAAACGGATGTGGACAAGAAAAACCGAATTCTACATGGTGGCATCTGTGGAGGAATCCGAGGTTAATGAGCAGGTGAAGTGCACTGTATATTCCTCTGACGGCAATTTTGCTCCTAAAAGCTCCGGCTTGCTCTTTGATGTTGCCAAGCTCATGGCATCTGGCAGCAATGTTACCAATGTGGCAAAAGCCATAGACATTGCAAGAAGGTGCAGTGAGATCCAGTTTGCAGCTTCCCTGGTTCCTGAACTGGCGGAAAATACACTTATCGTATTGGATGGGACTTTGGAACATAAGCATGAACTTGAACAGGACTCATTTCAAGGATTATACAAGGCAGTGGGTGGCAGGGGTATGGCAGTCTGCGCGTTGGCCAAGACAACGTCCATGCTTTCTGATGACGGCCACGCCATAATTGAACGGCTGTCAAAATTGCACAATAATGGAAAATGGCTGGTGAGAATTGCGCTTCGGAGTGAGAAACCAGATCCTGTGCTTGTATGCTTTGCCAGGCTCAATGAACACTCCAGGCATATCTTCAGGATTGAAATAAAGCTATTGCCGGGCTCACAAGACAGCATGGTGAACGAGATTGCGGCATGTTTGTCCATGGATTCCAAAGACATAGCATTTCCCGGCTATCCATACGGATTGATTACTGCTGATAGGTTTGCCCGGGTCTCTTCAAACGAAGCTGCATATCTCAAGACAGTTTTTATGGCCAGGTCAGGCAAAGGCTGGGATGAGATATCGCGGGCGCAATATTCCCTGAATGCGCATGATGTTTTGGACAGCATGTGA
- the topA gene encoding DNA topoisomerase I: protein MYELIVTEKPKASQKIAEALSDGKAKKLGDKGVPYYQFTRKGKEIMVGCAVGHLFTLAEKGKGSWKYPVFDIEWKPTYERDKSAKFAKKYFDTLKKLSKQADSVTIACDYDIEGEVIGLNIMRFIAKKKDARRMKFSTLTKPDLVKAYDKCSPSIDWPLAEAGETRHKLDYYYGINISRALTSAVKSVGRFLVLSSGRVQGPALKILVDKEKEIKAFVSEPYWQIKLLGSLEHGQIEFMHQEDKFFDKAKAEKVMSKIRAGDNGRVADVAKNEFSQLAPVPFDLTTLQTEAYRTHRISPKETLSIAQELYVSGLISYPRTSSQQYPESIDYRKILTDLSKQDFYRDLCKKLLGQGSLKPNNGKKTDPAHPAIYPTGQVTHISGSNAKIYDLIVRRFMATFGDPALRETINVKIDVKGEIFVAKGTRTVKNGWHVYYAQYVGLKDVELPKVSAGETVEVKEISMLEDQTKPPRRYTPSSIIRELEKRNLGTKSTRAQIVDTLVQRGYVSGQALEATDLGIKTVEILEKYVPKILDEELTRHFEIEMDEIQDKKKKGEEVLEEAKEILTKILTEFKKKEKHVGEGLHGANREKQIKENTVGKCPVCSEGTLMMKRGKFGRFIACDKYPDCKTTFKLPSNGLVKNSDKICEHCQHPMIMIIKKRKRPQEICINLDCPSKKVSDEAVLKQMAEVESGEVEHKCPRCEEGKLVLRKSVYGQFYGCSTFPKCRYIKKVQ, encoded by the coding sequence ATGTATGAGCTAATTGTAACGGAGAAGCCTAAAGCCAGCCAGAAGATAGCAGAGGCATTGTCTGACGGCAAGGCCAAGAAATTGGGTGACAAGGGGGTGCCATATTACCAGTTCACCCGCAAAGGCAAGGAAATAATGGTGGGCTGTGCTGTAGGCCATCTTTTCACTCTGGCTGAAAAAGGCAAGGGCAGCTGGAAGTACCCGGTTTTTGACATTGAATGGAAGCCCACCTACGAAAGGGACAAAAGCGCCAAATTCGCCAAGAAATATTTTGACACGCTCAAGAAGCTTTCCAAGCAAGCAGACAGTGTTACCATTGCATGTGATTATGACATTGAAGGAGAGGTCATTGGCCTGAACATCATGCGCTTTATTGCAAAAAAGAAAGATGCCAGGCGCATGAAGTTTTCAACTTTGACAAAGCCAGACCTTGTTAAGGCATATGACAAATGCTCGCCCTCCATTGACTGGCCTTTGGCTGAGGCGGGGGAAACAAGGCATAAGCTGGATTATTATTATGGCATTAACATATCACGAGCACTGACATCGGCTGTCAAGTCTGTTGGGCGGTTTCTTGTTTTGAGCAGCGGAAGAGTGCAGGGCCCAGCACTGAAAATCCTCGTTGACAAAGAAAAGGAAATAAAGGCCTTTGTATCAGAGCCTTACTGGCAAATCAAGCTTTTGGGCAGCCTTGAGCACGGCCAGATTGAATTCATGCACCAGGAGGACAAGTTCTTTGACAAGGCCAAAGCTGAAAAAGTCATGTCCAAGATACGTGCAGGAGACAATGGCAGGGTAGCTGATGTTGCCAAGAATGAATTCAGCCAACTTGCCCCAGTCCCATTTGACCTGACCACGCTCCAGACCGAGGCATACAGAACGCACAGGATTAGCCCAAAGGAAACACTTAGCATAGCCCAGGAACTTTATGTCTCGGGCTTGATCAGCTATCCGAGAACGAGCAGCCAGCAATACCCTGAGAGCATAGATTACAGGAAAATTCTCACAGACCTTTCAAAGCAGGATTTTTACAGGGATTTGTGCAAAAAACTGCTTGGCCAGGGCAGCCTCAAGCCCAATAACGGCAAAAAGACTGATCCGGCGCACCCTGCAATATACCCGACAGGGCAGGTAACGCACATTTCCGGCAGCAACGCCAAAATATATGACCTGATTGTGCGCAGGTTTATGGCCACTTTTGGTGACCCTGCCTTGAGGGAAACAATCAATGTGAAAATTGATGTCAAAGGCGAGATTTTTGTTGCCAAAGGGACAAGGACAGTGAAAAATGGGTGGCATGTCTACTACGCGCAGTATGTGGGCCTTAAAGATGTGGAACTGCCTAAGGTCTCGGCTGGCGAAACAGTCGAAGTCAAGGAAATCAGCATGCTTGAAGACCAGACAAAGCCTCCGAGAAGATATACACCTTCTTCTATCATAAGGGAACTCGAAAAAAGAAACCTCGGAACAAAGTCTACCAGGGCGCAGATTGTTGATACCCTGGTGCAAAGGGGCTATGTTTCAGGCCAGGCGCTCGAAGCAACTGATTTAGGAATAAAGACAGTTGAAATCCTTGAAAAGTATGTGCCTAAAATACTGGATGAAGAGCTTACAAGGCATTTTGAGATTGAAATGGATGAAATCCAGGACAAGAAGAAAAAAGGTGAGGAGGTCCTGGAAGAAGCTAAGGAAATTTTGACAAAGATACTAACTGAATTCAAGAAAAAAGAGAAGCATGTCGGCGAAGGGCTCCACGGCGCCAATCGCGAAAAGCAAATCAAGGAAAACACCGTTGGGAAATGCCCTGTCTGCAGCGAAGGCACGCTGATGATGAAACGGGGCAAGTTTGGAAGGTTCATTGCATGCGACAAATACCCTGACTGCAAGACCACTTTCAAGCTTCCAAGCAACGGCCTTGTGAAGAATTCGGATAAGATATGCGAGCATTGCCAGCACCCCATGATCATGATAATCAAGAAAAGAAAAAGGCCACAGGAAATCTGCATAAACCTTGACTGCCCATCAAAAAAGGTAAGCGACGAGGCTGTGCTAAAGCAAATGGCCGAGGTCGAGTCAGGCGAAGTTGAGCATAAGTGCCCCAGGTGCGAAGAGGGAAAGCTCGTGCTGAGAAAAAGCGTCTATGGGCAATTTTACGGATGCTCCACATTTCCCAAGTGCAGGTACATCAAGAAAGTCCAATAA
- a CDS encoding class I SAM-dependent methyltransferase — MTNLSHARKQKQIWEIEHRTSETIPSLASSVPYKGVAHFADFLNDRITASVPHRLLDIGCGKGRNSVYMAKQRFIVYGIDYVKGALDALRAKATKHKLGPRIHLYNMELDSKWPFKDDFFGSAIDCFSSIDIETKKGRMLCRDEMFRTLKPGGFAFVSVVSADDEMERELMAKHPGPEKNSVIWPNGKFQKDYSENELAEFYSDFKILEIKKVQSAEKAFKLGRKYRATNFWLILQKPIS, encoded by the coding sequence ATGACAAATTTAAGCCATGCCAGAAAGCAAAAACAAATATGGGAGATTGAGCACAGGACATCAGAAACCATTCCATCCCTGGCATCATCTGTTCCATACAAAGGCGTTGCCCATTTCGCTGATTTCCTGAATGACCGAATTACGGCTTCTGTGCCTCATAGACTCCTTGATATAGGTTGCGGAAAAGGGAGGAATTCGGTCTATATGGCAAAACAGCGTTTTATAGTTTATGGCATTGATTACGTAAAAGGTGCGCTGGACGCGTTGCGGGCAAAAGCAACAAAGCATAAGCTTGGCCCCCGGATTCATTTGTATAATATGGAGCTCGACAGCAAGTGGCCATTCAAAGATGATTTTTTTGGCTCGGCCATAGACTGCTTCTCTTCCATAGACATCGAAACCAAGAAAGGCCGTATGCTGTGCCGAGACGAGATGTTCCGAACCCTTAAGCCTGGCGGATTTGCATTCGTTTCTGTTGTCTCTGCTGATGATGAGATGGAGAGAGAATTAATGGCAAAACACCCGGGGCCGGAAAAAAACAGCGTTATTTGGCCAAACGGCAAATTCCAGAAGGATTATTCAGAGAATGAACTTGCAGAATTTTATTCCGACTTTAAAATCCTTGAAATCAAAAAAGTGCAATCTGCCGAAAAGGCATTCAAGCTTGGCAGAAAATACAGGGCGACAAATTTTTGGCTCATATTGCAAAAACCGATTAGTTAG
- a CDS encoding FAD-dependent oxidoreductase — protein MAKFTVFVSGVAEVVDETHDTKTLKFHRPQGLDFKPGQFLTMQFIGKDGLPEKKIRSFTIASSPEDEMIDITVKREGEMSNRMCDAEIGAKFRFSGPFGAFFLIEDDAKHHAMICGGSGVTPFRSFMRHVNQKKLGHKMTLFYSNKTPVDIIYREELEKLSAENPNIRNVLTITREEGHKWDSLTGRINKQVLLQYIPDIQNTIFYTCGPKGLINTVLDILKELGVKPENIKTERWN, from the coding sequence TGGATGAAACACACGACACAAAAACCCTGAAATTCCACAGGCCACAGGGCCTTGATTTTAAGCCGGGCCAGTTTTTGACCATGCAGTTTATTGGGAAGGATGGCCTGCCTGAAAAGAAGATTAGGTCATTTACAATAGCTTCATCTCCTGAAGATGAAATGATTGATATTACTGTCAAGCGCGAAGGTGAAATGAGCAATAGGATGTGCGATGCTGAAATCGGGGCAAAGTTCAGGTTTTCCGGGCCATTTGGCGCTTTTTTCCTTATTGAAGACGATGCCAAGCATCATGCAATGATTTGCGGCGGCTCCGGCGTGACACCGTTTCGCTCATTCATGAGGCATGTGAATCAAAAAAAACTGGGGCATAAAATGACCTTGTTTTACAGCAACAAAACGCCCGTGGACATAATTTACAGGGAAGAATTGGAAAAATTATCAGCGGAAAATCCAAATATCAGGAATGTCCTTACCATAACAAGAGAGGAAGGCCATAAGTGGGACAGCCTGACTGGGAGAATCAACAAGCAGGTTCTTCTGCAATATATTCCTGACATCCAAAACACGATTTTCTATACTTGCGGCCCCAAAGGGCTTATCAACACCGTTCTGGACATTCTTAAGGAGCTTGGAGTCAAGCCCGAAAACATAAAGACAGAAAGATGGAACTAA